The Tenebrio molitor chromosome 5, icTenMoli1.1, whole genome shotgun sequence genome has a segment encoding these proteins:
- the Ndae1 gene encoding sodium-driven chloride bicarbonate exchanger isoform X4 translates to MDLPHDDEASKDPAVEKAVLSFDEDDFEGTPPSQRVQFILGEDVDDEKHESHPLFSEMEELVVEGGDMEWKETARWIKFEENVEEGGNRWSKPHVATLSLHSLFELRSLILNGTVLLDLEAGSMDQIADLVLDNMINSGSLTSDKRDKVKEALLKRHRHQHQRKNHVLPLIRSFAEMRNHSTSKRGCVSLVCLKPQGDEVRTKRQNDVLIPGSDKPRILKSASNASMNRNYSTSDLGSMNGDLPHHNLHFMRKIPPGAEASNILVGEVDFIDKTISVFIRLNSATNLGDLTEVPVPTRFLFVLLAPVSASTGYHEIGRAMATLMSDEIFHEVAYRARSTSHLLAGIDEFLDAVTVLPPGEWDPAIRIEPPAAIPSQEVRKRPPEKQPEEHDEEEEDQRVREESGLARSGVLFGGLVNDVKRKIPFYWSDFKDALAMQCIASWIFLYFACLSPIITFGGLLSEATGRNMAAMESLISGFVCGMGYGFFSGQPLTILGSTGPVLVFETIVYDFCMSTGWDYLSFRFWIGTWTALILLILVAIDASALVCYITRFTEENFATLIAFIFIYKAVENVALIGKKFRLNTTGSTAFDYNCSCTANQTIQVTHPHVSDWNSLNKTFCEAMNGTMEGTGCDTPTYVADVFLMSILLFLGTFLLSVELKDFKNALFFPSKVRQFISDFAVIIAIFSMSLLDYEVGIPTPKLEVPHEFKPTLPTRGWLIHPFNGNPVYSIFLALPPALLGTILIFMDQQITSVIVNRKEHKLKKKCGYHLDLFILAILIQICSIMGLPWFVAATVLSINHVNSLKLESECSAPGEKPQFLGVREQRVTHILIFLTIGMSVFLTPLLGHIPMPVLFGVFLYMGIASLKGLQFFDRILIILMPNKYQPDYMFLRQVPIKRVHLFTIIQLACLACLWTIKSFSTTSILFPLMLVVMIGIRKALDLIFTRRELKILDDIMPEMTKRNQMLKDDEVGCGNKFARFLLGPRLITSEYKEKDGADCVLNSAKLDQC, encoded by the exons ATGGACCTGCCGCACGACGACGAGGCCTCCAAGGATCCCGCGGTGGAGAAAGCGGTGCTGTCCTTCGACGAGGACGACTTCGAAG GCACGCCCCCGTCCCAGCGCGTCCAGTTCATCCTCGGCGAAGACGTCGACGATGAGAAGCACGAGAGCCACCCGCTCTTCTCGGAGATGGAGGAGTTGGTGGTGGAGGGCGGCGACATGGAGTGGAAGGAGACAGCCCGATGGATCAAGTTCGAGGAGAACGTGGAGGAGGGCGGCAACCGGTGGTCGAAGCCGCACGTGGCCACCCTCTCGCTGCACTCGCTGTTCGAGCTGCGCAGCCTGATCCTGAACGGGACGGTCCTGCTGGACCTGGAGGCCGGCTCCATGGACCAGATCGCCGACCTGGTCCTGGACAACATGATCAACAGCGGGAGCCTGACCAGCGACAAGCGCGACAAAGTGAAGGAGGCGCTGTTGAAGCGCCACCGGCACCAGCACCAGCGCAAGAACCACGTCCTGCCGCTGATCAGGTCCTTCGCCGAGATGCGGAACCACTCCACGTCGAAAA GAGGATGTGTTAGTTTAGTTTGTCTTAAGCCGCAAGGGGACGAAGTGCGAACCAAAAGACAGAACGATGTGTTGATTCCAG GATCGGACAAGCCCCGCATCCTGAAGAGCGCCAGCAACGCGTCCATGAACCGCAACTACAGCACCAGCGACTTGGGCTCCATGAACGGAGACCTCCCCCATCACAACCTGCACTTCATGCGGAAGATCCCTCCGGGAGCCGAAGCCAGTAACATCCTGGTCGGCGAAGTCGACTTCATCGACAAGACCATCTCCGTGTTCATCCGCTTGAACTCGGCCACCAATCTGGGAGATCTGACGGAGGTGCCGGTCCCCACCAGGTTCCTGTTCGTGCTGTTGGCGCCGGTTTCCGCCTCCACGGGGTACCACGAGATAGGGCGGGCCATGGCGACGCTCATGTCTGACGAGATCTTCCACGAAGTGGCTTACAGAGCGCGGAGCACCAGTCACCTCCTGGCCGGCATCGACGAGTTCCTGGACGCCGTGACCGTGCTGCCCCCCGGCGAGTGGGACCCGGCTATCAGGATAGAACCCCCGGCCGCGATTCCGTCGCAAGAGGTGCGCAAGCGCCCCCCGGAGAAGCAGCCCGAGGAGCACGACGAAGAAGAGGAGGATCAACGGGTGCGCGAGGAGTCGGGCTTGGCGCGGAGCGGGGTTCTCTTCGGCGGCCTCGTCAACGACGTCAAGAGGAAGATTCCGTTCTACTGGTCGGACTTCAAAGACGCTCTCGCGATGCAGTGCATAGCCTCTTGGATTTTCTTGTATTTCGCGTGTCTCTCGCCCATCATCACGTTCGGGGGGCTGCTGTCGGAGGCCACGGGGCGAAACATGGCGGCAATGGAGTCGCTGATATCGGGGTTCGTGTGCGGGATGGGGTACGGGTTTTTCTCGGGCCAGCCGTTGACCATCTTGGGCTCCACCGGACCCGTCTTGGTCTTCGAGACGATAGTCTACGACTTCTGCATGTCCACCGGGTGGGACTACCTGTCCTTCAGGTTCTGGATAGGAACCTGGACCGCGCTCATTCTGCTGATTCTGGTGGCCATCGATGCTAGTGCTCTCGTTTGTTACATCACAAGGTTCACCGAAGAGAATTTCGCCACCCTCATagcttttatatttatatacaAG GCTGTCGAAAATGTTGCCCTTATTGGTAAGAAGTTCCGCCTCAACACCACCGGATCCACGGCTTTTGACTACAATTGTTCTTGCACCGCCAACCAAACCATCCAGGTCACCCATCCGCACGTTTCAGACTGGAACTCCCTCAACAAAACCTTCTGCGAGGCCATGAACGGCACCATGGAGGGCACCGGCTGCGACACCCCGACCTACGTCGCCGACGTGTTCCTCATGTCAATTCTGCTTTTCCTGGGGACTTTCCTCCTGTCCGTCGAGCTGAAAGACTTCAAGAACGCTCTGTTTTTCCCGTCTAAG GTCCGTCAATTCATCAGCGACTTCGCCGTCATCATCGCCATCTTCTCGATGAGCCTCCTGGACTACGAGGTTGGCATCCCCACGCCCAAACTGGAGGTACCGCACGAGTTCAAACCGACTCTGCCCACGAGGGGTTGGCTCATCCACCCGTTCAACGGCAACCCCGTCTACTCCATATTCCTGGCGCTGCCCCCAGCCCTCCTCGGCACCATCCTCATCTTCATGGATCAGCAGATCACGAGCGTGATCGTCAACCGGAAAGAACACAAGCTGAAGAAGAAGTGCGGCTACCACTTGGACCTCTTCATCCTCGCCATCTTGATCCAGATCTGCTCCATCATGGGCCTCCCGTGGTTCGTCGCCGCGACCGTCCTCTCCATCAACCACGTCAACTCCCTGAAGCTCGAGAGCGAGTGTTCGGCCCCCGGGGAGAAGCCCCAGTTCTTGGGGGTGAGGGAACAGAGGGTGACCCACATCCTCATCTTCTTGACGATCGGCATGTCCGTGTTCCTCACCCCTCTGTTGGGCCACATCCCGATGCCTGTCCTCTTCGGCGTTTTCCTGTACATGGGGATCGCCTCCCTCAAGGGGTTGCAGTTCTTTGACAGGATCTTGATCATCCTCATGCCGAACAAGTACCAACCGGACTACATGTTCTTACGACAG GTACCCATCAAGCGGGTCCACCTCTTCACCATCATCCAGCTGGCCTGTCTGGCGTGTCTCTGGACCATCAAGTCCTTCAGCACCACCTCGATCCTCTTTCCTCTGATGCTGGTGGTGATGATCGGCATCAGGAAGGCCCTGGACCTCATCTTCACCCGGCGGGAACTCAAGATTTTAGACGATATTATGCCGGAAATGACAAAACGAAACCAGATGCTTAAAGATGATGAGGTGGGGTGTGGGAATAAGTTTGCACGTTTCCTTCTAGGACCGAGGTTGATTACGAGCGAGTACAAAGAGAAAGATGGCGCTGATTGCGTCTTGAACAGTGCCAAATTAGATCAATGTTGA